CCCGAAAACAAACGCCGCGCTTATAAACCAgctttcttgaattttgaaaccgGAATGCATAAATATGGTACAACCTACGCTCATAGGTACAACACACACAAAGACTGATAAAATAGCCTTTCTCAAAATATCCTCCAAAACGGTTCACAACCACGTTTATGTGAACCTAGGCCTACCAAACCAATGAGAGACTAAATAATGTCCAACCCCTGAACTTCCTTGAACAAAAAATGATAAACTATATGTTCCATGAAATAAATgtcttttattatcataatactCTGTCTTAATATGAAATGATAACATAGATAAGCCTGTGTTTTGGTTGTGTAACAAAACGAGCGTCGAAACGATAGTAGAATCAAAGATGGAACAAGCGGGACTCCACGCTCTCCTACGTGAACTATGTAACGTTGCGTACATAGTTCACATAGGGATTTAGGTCAATTTCTTGGATGTTACTATGAATTAGGCGATATGCGTTTTCCGATGCGGTGTTTTCCGATTGTAGGCACCATATCATTAAGAATTGAACATTTTTACGGTGGAACCCGcttaatttgatgaaattcttcCGGTTTATGAGCAATCTGTTTTAACGCTTTTGCTGCTTAGGCCTATCAGAGATGCTAGTTTTCCAGAaatatccggaattccggaaatttaggatcgccgatgtcaattccggaaattgggtgagaattcctcgcggcgaccagtaatggcacgcaccgtaaaagcgttcattTGCTTGTACTCGTCGTCGcttctgtgttattttatcttgGTCTCTGTTTCTGAGGACGTTCtgctacaatgtatatatgtgtgcttGTTGTGGTATCTGTGCGTGCGTAGGCGGAGCGCCACTGTTGTGACGCCATTTCCAATTAAAAGTCAATTATCTTTACGCGCCGTTGTACATCGTCCTGCTGACGGCCAACAATGTGAAGATGcacgtggtaataattaagatgatatctaataaatatcatcttaattattaccacgtgCGTGCTATGTCCTGAGGCACGCAGCTTTGTAACTTTCTTTTTGCCTGCAGCTGTCAAGCGGGACGGTCTGCAAAATGAGCACGCATGGAAAGATTGTCAGTCGGGAGTCGGCCGATATAAGGGCAATTGACAgcggtataaaaaataaatttaactggCACTGGCTAGAGTGTAAGGACAGTAATGGGGACTACTTATCGAACTACATTCGTAAGTTAGACTTAGCTGGCGTGGCGTACTGCATCGTTTGTAAAGACCAGGTCAAATACGGTAGTTGcgggaaaaaagatattcttcgtCACCCGGATAAGCATAAGCAGCAAGGGATGTGAAGCACAACGAATGCCTGCCGTCGTATTTTCAGATACCCAGATCGCTCTAGAACGCATTTCCGGCGATGCAAAAACACAAAAAGACCCCCGTTCTAAATTCCGGAATGTTGGTACTTTGGCCCTAGCATCTCTGGCCTATGGCGTTTTAAAAATATCATGTGAGTGACACCTGATGCTGTGCGtatgacattttcaaaatgccaTGCATCTATTGAGCTTAAATCTGCACAGAGCAAACagttaaaaaatacatttgagAATTTTTGAAACGAAAATTCCAAATTTTTCTTTCGGCAAATGCAGTACGCACTGGGCAGTGCAGGTAGGGTTAAATGTATTCTACACACATTCATGTATAGGTTGTTCATAAATGATAACGGATTAAACTGATCAGAATCGAGCAGATTTGACTGTATCAGCAATTTTTACGATAAGATGGAAATGTTAGTTATCCAGCTACGTATGCCATTTCTATTATGTTTTCAGACTTCTCAAAAGATTGGATTTTGATCAAATGAAGTTTAGTCTTTATTTCATGGGCTTTGAAAACGCTGAGGATATTCCTTCTGATGAAAGCGAGAGGACTCAATTCTGTTTCACGAGAAAAGCAACATTAGAGCTAACTCAGTAAGTAATTGTCAGATAGCCTTGGGAGTTGCTTTCCCACCCTAATATCGGAACAttttttttgaagttttaaaaACGCTTctatggattgtcttgatatttggttcatACACGTGTCTACCCTAAACATTTCTGCAgtccaaaaactggcccaaTCAGAATCAAAATTGCCATTTTCGTCGTTGAAATCCAGcacatttttcaagttttctaGGGGAATTTCGGAAACActgatcaattatcttgatgtttcatatatatatatatatataatatatatatatatatattttatatatatacatatatatatatatatatattatatatatacatgcatcCCCTTAGGGCCATGAGCATAAGAAAACCTAAGATTGCCGTCCTGTGATGTTTTGGCGCCCAAActttaatattgaaattcaGATTTGTCCACTTCCCAATTGGGTATGgtatccctggacccctagtttaccTCGAAACCACGAAAGTTCATCAATCATTTCtaaattaaacattattaattACGCAGCTACCTAGTTGTCATTTGTCACTGAAAATCCCTGTCTGAACAATTGAACATCCGAGGTAAATGTACATTGACAAAGATTgcttttgatgaaaaatgtaCAATTTGAAGATTCGTAGAGGTTCGCTGTGTTAATCTGGTTTAGAATAAATACAACACAAATAGTAGGTTAAcgacagtagactccgcctgAGTTGGATCTGATTAACTCGGATAACCATTCACCTCGGAtgtcttttgaaaatttttttttttgacactaaaatacaaaatacatatcaatGGCCACTCACATATCACTTAAGTCAGGCACATTTTTACTGACCCAAAAGATATGACTTGAGCAAAGTCTACTACAGTTTATTTGACGTATAAGCTTCCATTACTAGTGCATTGTAGTTTCATCAGGTGATGAGTATAGTCAGTGgaaaaacaacagtatttaTAGGCAGATGACACTTATTAGAGACAACTGAGTCATAAACCTGATGTAGGTTCTATActttagtagcgaaagcttgtgCGTCAATTAACAGGTTAACCTGTAAAAGTAAAATTCGTCTTGTATTCATTCATGTACAATTTGGGAGAACAActtatattttcatgaatttataCAATTTCTACAGCAACTGGGGCACAGAAGACAAACTGGAATTTGAATATCACAATGGTAATAAGGATCCTCAGGGATTTGGTAAGTGATATTTTAGGCcacaccaaaaaaaaatcctgTTGCTCGGGCGGGGTAATCACCAAAATGGGTAGGTCGGtagggaatttttttttctttttatagaaaaaaaatttcgagTATTCTTCTGACAGTGGGTAGGTCGCCGTAAATGATTTTTTACGGGACCAAATTTCCAGTTAAAAATGTGATTAGCAGCTAGACGACCACAATAATAAAGGGAAGTTGAtgtttttgtatatatttcacgcttggaaactgtttataaaaagaaaaacatcaaaatcttgaataggtgtataatatattgtatacggaattcctggaattttacaatccaAGGTCGCCATTAATATCTGATTAGCAACATTGTCTGAGCACACAAGTACCATATCcagaataaaattgttaaatccgatgtaataagatatttttatcatgtcgtctcggtgccgACATCACGCTTTcacgaaaaagaaataatatttaCGAGAATGGAGAGCTTTGTAGTCGGTCGGCCACATgtgtatttttgaaaatagttatttcatccacaattttgaaatagggccGGTAggcaattttattttatttcgaaaataattatttgaaatgacgaAATATCGGGTCGATCGGGCCCGAGAAACAGGGTtttcttttggtgtggccttAGTATAGAATTAGGATCCAAAATTTTAGCACGCTTGTAATTGTGCGTTGGTTTGCTGTAGGTCACATCGGAATAGGTGTTCATGATATTGATGCTGCTTGTGAGCGATTTGAAAAACTTGGAGTTACATTCGTCAAAAAACCTAACGATGGTAAGTTACATGCTAAAGCCTAGCACACATCATTGCTTTGAATCAGCGGAAATAATACTTAAACAATGTTTAATACACGTCATTCTCAGGGTTGTTAGTTTTAAGGAATAAATTCCACTGGC
This Tubulanus polymorphus chromosome 7, tnTubPoly1.2, whole genome shotgun sequence DNA region includes the following protein-coding sequences:
- the LOC141908617 gene encoding lactoylglutathione lyase-like isoform X2, giving the protein MIRVKDPRVSVKFYSEILGMRLLKRLDFDQMKFSLYFMGFENAEDIPSDESERTQFCFTRKATLELTHNWGTEDKLEFEYHNGNKDPQGFGHIGIGVHDIDAACERFEKLGVTFVKKPNDGKMKNIAFLQDPDGYWIEIIDAPKIVQIEKDMIQKA
- the LOC141908617 gene encoding lactoylglutathione lyase-like isoform X1, with translation MAYPAAAPVSTDDINSALVDPSPETQGFYFQQTMIRVKDPRVSVKFYSEILGMRLLKRLDFDQMKFSLYFMGFENAEDIPSDESERTQFCFTRKATLELTHNWGTEDKLEFEYHNGNKDPQGFGHIGIGVHDIDAACERFEKLGVTFVKKPNDGKMKNIAFLQDPDGYWIEIIDAPKIVQIEKDMIQKA